A region from the Gemmatimonadota bacterium genome encodes:
- a CDS encoding C-terminal binding protein — MAGFTILSPGNPDNPGPNQYIRDELETIGAELRIRPYSTLEEMLEDARDVDGFTQGGLTYNREVVEALPERIRVVGAGGIGVDFIDVEAATERGIIVYNIQRVFEREVAQHAMMLLLACARRLMIINRSMMEGIPISRGTIQPIYEQTLGLVSFGNIGRAMAKIAAGFDLRVIACDPFVTQADADPWGVTMVDQETLFRESDFVSCHVPLGPGTHHLIGERDFRNMKPSAYFINTGRGKVVDEQALIHALQEGWLAGAGLDVQEQEPPAPDNPLRSMEQVVLTPHYASASVRGGIERFKKAGRQLVTILSGRWPDDGLVNPAVKPLASEKWGMPAE; from the coding sequence ATGGCCGGTTTCACCATTCTCTCGCCTGGAAATCCGGATAACCCCGGTCCCAATCAATATATACGTGACGAACTGGAAACCATTGGCGCCGAGCTCAGGATCCGGCCCTACAGCACGCTCGAGGAGATGCTCGAGGACGCCCGGGACGTGGACGGGTTCACCCAGGGCGGCCTCACGTACAACAGAGAAGTCGTCGAAGCGCTGCCCGAGCGCATACGCGTGGTCGGCGCGGGCGGGATCGGCGTGGATTTCATCGACGTGGAAGCGGCCACGGAACGGGGCATCATCGTCTACAACATCCAGCGGGTGTTCGAACGGGAAGTCGCCCAGCACGCCATGATGCTGCTGCTCGCCTGCGCCCGTCGGCTGATGATCATCAACCGGTCGATGATGGAGGGCATCCCGATCAGCCGGGGTACCATTCAGCCGATTTATGAGCAGACGCTGGGCCTGGTCTCCTTCGGGAACATCGGCCGGGCCATGGCGAAGATCGCCGCCGGATTCGATCTCCGCGTCATCGCCTGCGACCCCTTCGTTACCCAGGCCGATGCCGACCCCTGGGGCGTGACCATGGTGGACCAGGAAACGCTGTTCAGGGAGTCGGACTTCGTTTCCTGCCACGTGCCTCTGGGACCGGGAACCCACCATCTCATCGGGGAGCGGGACTTCCGGAACATGAAGCCTTCCGCCTACTTCATCAATACGGGCCGGGGCAAGGTCGTGGACGAGCAAGCGCTGATCCACGCCCTGCAGGAAGGGTGGCTCGCCGGTGCGGGGCTGGACGTGCAGGAACAGGAACCGCCCGCCCCGGACAACCCACTGCGGTCGATGGAACAGGTGGTCCTCACGCCGCACTACGCTTCGGCGTCGGTGAGGGGCGGCATCGAGCGTTTCAAGAAAGCCGGCCGGCAACTGGTCACCATCCTCAGTGGCCGCTGGCCCGATGACGGCCTCGTAAACCCCGCCGTGAAGCCGCTCGCCTCCGAAAAATGGGGCATGCCCGCAGAGTAA
- a CDS encoding membrane dipeptidase, whose product MPEDPVERAKALHAKAPLIDGHNDLPWQIRRKANRDVWSIDLDQPQPDFHTDIPRLREGMVGAQFWSVYVPVSMQGREATRATMEAIDIVYEMIERYPDTFQLATTADEVEAAFAAGRIASMIGIEGGHSIDSSLGALRMFHKLGVRYMTLTHSRNIPWADSATDTVGVGGLSEFGKEVIREMNRLGMLADLSHVSLATMGDVLDVTTAPVIFTHSSSYAMCNHVRNVPDDVLTRLAENGGVIMVTFVPGYISEETRLHGVKRNEERERLTAMAGSTDESVAEGIAAWNEANPTPRATVAQVADHIDHIRQVIGIDYIGIGGDYDGITTVPVGLEDVSTYPNLTAELVRRGYADEDIMKILGGNVLRVMRDAEAVAARLQQERHASGARIEVLDGE is encoded by the coding sequence ATGCCCGAGGATCCCGTCGAACGCGCGAAGGCGCTGCACGCGAAAGCCCCGTTGATCGACGGCCACAACGACCTGCCCTGGCAGATCCGCAGGAAGGCGAACCGGGACGTGTGGTCGATTGACCTCGACCAGCCCCAGCCGGATTTCCATACCGACATCCCCCGCTTGCGCGAGGGCATGGTGGGCGCGCAGTTCTGGTCGGTCTACGTACCCGTTTCCATGCAGGGCAGGGAGGCGACGCGGGCTACCATGGAAGCCATAGACATCGTGTACGAGATGATCGAGCGGTACCCGGACACGTTTCAGCTGGCCACGACGGCCGATGAAGTGGAAGCAGCCTTCGCGGCGGGCAGGATCGCGTCCATGATCGGCATCGAAGGAGGCCATTCCATCGATTCGTCCCTCGGCGCGCTCCGCATGTTCCACAAGCTGGGCGTCCGGTACATGACCCTGACCCACAGCCGCAACATCCCGTGGGCCGATTCGGCCACGGACACCGTGGGGGTCGGCGGCCTGTCGGAATTCGGGAAAGAGGTGATCCGGGAGATGAACCGCCTGGGCATGCTGGCGGACCTGTCCCACGTATCCCTGGCGACCATGGGGGATGTCCTGGACGTGACAACGGCCCCGGTCATCTTCACCCATTCCTCGTCCTACGCCATGTGCAACCACGTGCGCAATGTCCCCGACGATGTCCTGACGCGCCTGGCCGAAAACGGCGGCGTGATCATGGTCACCTTCGTCCCGGGCTACATTTCGGAAGAGACCCGCCTGCACGGCGTGAAGCGCAACGAGGAACGCGAGCGGCTCACGGCGATGGCGGGCAGCACGGATGAATCGGTGGCGGAGGGCATAGCCGCCTGGAACGAGGCCAATCCCACGCCGCGCGCCACCGTCGCCCAGGTGGCCGACCATATCGACCACATCCGCCAGGTGATCGGCATAGACTACATCGGGATCGGCGGGGACTACGACGGCATTACCACGGTCCCGGTGGGACTGGAGGACGTCTCCACCTATCCCAATCTGACGGCCGAACTGGTCCGGCGGGGATACGCGGACGAGGACATCATGAAGATCCTCGGAGGCAACGTGCTGCGCGTGATGCGCGACGCGGAGGCGGTGGCGGCCCGCCTGCAACAGGAGCGCCATGCCTCGGGCGCGCGCATCGAAGTCCTGGACGGTGAATAG
- the larB gene encoding nickel pincer cofactor biosynthesis protein LarB, whose amino-acid sequence MNESQIKSLLEQVRSGELPVDEASAQLRSMPFEDLGFARVDHHRALRCGFPEVIFCTGKTEEQVAAIAERIVASGSDLLATRATPAMHEAVTVRCPSAVYHEAARAIVVQETWQDQGIGEVLVVSAGTSDIPVAEEAAVTARVLGNRVERVFDVGVAGIHRLFAHREAIMNASVLIVVAGMEGALPSVVGGMVSRPVIAVPTSVGYGASFNGLAALLAMLNSCASGVTVVNIDGGFNAGYAAGLINRKHE is encoded by the coding sequence GTGAACGAATCGCAGATCAAATCGTTGCTCGAACAGGTCCGTTCGGGTGAGCTGCCGGTGGACGAAGCTTCCGCGCAGTTGCGATCCATGCCATTCGAGGACCTCGGGTTCGCGCGTGTGGACCATCACAGGGCCCTGCGATGCGGGTTTCCCGAGGTGATCTTCTGTACGGGGAAGACCGAAGAACAGGTGGCCGCGATCGCGGAGCGCATCGTCGCCTCGGGCAGCGACCTGCTCGCCACGCGGGCGACCCCGGCCATGCACGAAGCCGTGACGGTGCGGTGTCCTTCGGCCGTGTACCACGAGGCGGCCCGGGCGATCGTCGTTCAGGAAACCTGGCAGGACCAGGGCATCGGCGAGGTCCTGGTCGTCTCGGCGGGCACGAGCGATATCCCCGTGGCCGAAGAGGCCGCGGTAACCGCCCGGGTCCTGGGCAATCGGGTGGAACGCGTCTTCGACGTGGGCGTGGCCGGTATTCACCGCCTGTTTGCCCATCGCGAGGCCATCATGAACGCGTCGGTGCTTATCGTCGTGGCGGGCATGGAAGGTGCCCTGCCCAGCGTGGTCGGGGGGATGGTCTCCAGGCCGGTGATCGCCGTGCCGACCAGTGTGGGATACGGCGCGAGTTTCAACGGGCTGGCGGCGCTCCTGGCCATGCTGAACAGCTGTGCATCGGGCGTCACGGTGGTGAACATCGACGGCGGGTTCAACGCCGGGTACGCGGCGGGTCTCATCAACCGGAAGCACGAATAG
- a CDS encoding LarC family nickel insertion protein, producing the protein MAVAGYFDQLSGFTADMLLGALIDAGSDREEIAASLKRHHGVDCEINVSTERVNGTQVTFASLSCALASVPETYRAIPDGGAGTPAGALLARVIGHLEQNVSELRGARDHAPPVEALGGRHAALRILALSNALHLLGIDTLYHEALPFATGIDATPPLLAALMRGATVLPVDHAPVDLAGCAVLTALSAGSMQGSGFTLRSVGYGGNDADRGDGNLVRLCLGEVAHMGDITQVGDREFVQVLETQIDDMNPQFYGHVLDLLLDAGALDAFLTPVIMKKSRPGVLLTVLAPTALAGRLTELIFKETTTIGLRSYPVTRSVLPRREARAETPFGAIRIKVVRQGNATRYTPEYEDCRQAALKAGIPLAEVYAAVHEAAGRMDLDDLP; encoded by the coding sequence ATGGCGGTGGCGGGGTATTTCGACCAGTTATCCGGCTTTACGGCGGACATGCTGCTCGGGGCGCTGATCGACGCGGGATCGGACCGCGAGGAGATCGCAGCGTCCTTGAAACGCCACCATGGCGTGGACTGCGAGATCAACGTCTCCACGGAGCGGGTGAACGGGACACAGGTGACGTTCGCCTCCCTGTCCTGCGCCTTAGCGTCCGTTCCCGAGACCTACCGGGCCATCCCGGATGGGGGAGCGGGCACGCCGGCCGGCGCGCTCCTCGCCAGAGTGATCGGCCACCTCGAGCAGAACGTGAGTGAACTCCGGGGGGCACGGGACCACGCGCCGCCGGTGGAAGCACTGGGCGGCCGCCACGCGGCATTGCGTATCCTCGCCCTCTCCAACGCCCTTCATCTTCTCGGGATCGATACCCTCTACCACGAGGCGCTGCCCTTTGCCACGGGCATCGATGCTACGCCTCCCCTGCTCGCCGCCCTGATGCGGGGCGCAACCGTGCTGCCCGTCGACCACGCCCCCGTCGATCTGGCGGGATGCGCCGTTTTGACCGCGCTTTCCGCGGGATCGATGCAAGGGTCCGGTTTTACGTTGCGGTCGGTGGGCTACGGCGGCAACGACGCCGACCGTGGTGATGGAAACCTGGTTCGGCTGTGTCTGGGGGAAGTCGCCCACATGGGGGATATCACCCAGGTCGGTGACCGAGAGTTCGTGCAGGTCCTGGAAACGCAGATCGACGATATGAATCCGCAGTTCTACGGCCACGTCCTGGACCTGCTGCTCGACGCCGGCGCGCTCGACGCCTTCCTCACGCCCGTGATCATGAAGAAAAGCAGGCCGGGCGTGCTGCTCACCGTACTGGCGCCCACCGCGCTGGCCGGCCGGCTGACCGAGCTCATTTTCAAGGAAACGACAACCATAGGGCTCAGAAGTTACCCTGTTACCCGGAGCGTACTGCCCCGTCGCGAGGCCAGGGCGGAGACCCCCTTCGGCGCGATCCGGATTAAAGTCGTTCGGCAGGGGAACGCCACGCGTTACACCCCCGAATACGAGGATTGTCGTCAGGCTGCGCTGAAGGCGGGGATCCCCCTCGCCGAGGTGTACGCGGCCGTCCACGAGGCCGCTGGCCGTATGGACCTGGACGACCTGCCGTGA
- a CDS encoding ATP-binding cassette domain-containing protein yields the protein MIVAEDVSFSYHLPSGNEVPTLRGLSLEIGDSGSLAVIGPNGSGKSTLARCLNGLIVPRSGRILVDGLDTADPENKWPVHQRAGMIFQNPDNQLVSTTVEREVAFGLENLGLPSPEIHDRVTWALSRFNLEKYRQYPPHRLSGGEKQRLAIAAVASMRPRYLICDEPTSSLDPGDRRDILDLLLSIVEEYRLSVVFITQSPEEAVRMDRIALVVNGDIAAEGTPEEVYRESSRLAAHGLDVPLAKRLADALRTRGVAVPAGIVQPNPLVQWLAGRATESPGAAESPRAAEAPTDRRQDGTPPGNFRSVSSAPNAKPALSPTTPPIIALDRVCHTYSPGTSLEIPALRDVTTRVFPGECVALTGPNGSGKSTMIQHLNRLLKVDSGTVRVEGEDVSSPETDLRKLRQRVGLVFQFPEAQLFEETVFDDVAFGPRQTGVAASEIPGMVNGALERVGLDPGRFSHRHPLSLSGGEKRRAAIAGILAMEPSVLALDEPTSGLDPQSVRQVEAIFRTCKAKGTTLFLITHDMDLISRLADRILVMENGGIAADTTPVRLFGRADGVDARSGRPGLCDLLTAACEAGIPVDTACFDLEEAADMIRACIFDDNHHASPGESQPC from the coding sequence GTGATCGTCGCCGAAGATGTATCCTTCAGCTACCATCTCCCGTCGGGGAACGAGGTCCCGACGCTAAGGGGCCTGTCCCTGGAGATCGGCGATTCAGGAAGTCTGGCCGTGATCGGACCCAACGGTTCGGGCAAGAGCACGCTCGCCCGTTGCCTGAACGGATTGATCGTGCCCCGGTCCGGCCGGATCCTTGTGGACGGCCTGGACACGGCGGATCCGGAGAACAAGTGGCCGGTCCATCAACGGGCCGGCATGATCTTCCAGAACCCGGACAACCAGCTGGTCTCCACCACGGTGGAACGGGAAGTGGCCTTCGGCCTGGAAAACCTCGGCTTGCCTTCCCCGGAGATCCACGACCGCGTCACGTGGGCTCTTAGCCGATTCAACCTGGAAAAGTACAGACAATATCCTCCCCACAGGTTGTCCGGCGGCGAGAAACAACGCCTGGCCATCGCCGCCGTGGCGTCCATGCGGCCCCGATACCTCATCTGCGACGAGCCCACCTCGTCGCTGGACCCGGGCGACCGGCGGGACATACTCGACCTGCTCCTGTCGATCGTGGAAGAATACCGGTTGAGCGTGGTCTTTATTACGCAGTCGCCGGAGGAAGCCGTCCGGATGGACCGCATCGCGCTGGTGGTGAACGGGGACATCGCCGCCGAGGGAACGCCGGAGGAGGTATACCGGGAATCGAGCCGGCTTGCGGCGCACGGGCTCGACGTGCCGCTGGCCAAACGGCTGGCGGATGCACTGCGCACGCGCGGCGTCGCGGTGCCGGCCGGCATCGTCCAACCGAATCCCCTGGTTCAGTGGCTGGCCGGCAGGGCGACCGAATCGCCCGGAGCAGCCGAGTCGCCCAGGGCGGCCGAAGCGCCAACGGACCGCCGGCAGGACGGCACGCCGCCGGGCAATTTCCGTTCGGTGTCGTCGGCGCCGAATGCAAAACCCGCCCTGTCACCAACCACGCCGCCCATCATCGCTCTCGACCGGGTGTGCCATACCTACTCCCCCGGCACTTCCCTGGAAATTCCCGCGCTGCGCGATGTGACCACTCGGGTGTTCCCCGGGGAGTGCGTCGCGCTGACCGGGCCGAACGGTTCGGGAAAGTCCACGATGATTCAGCACCTCAACCGCCTGCTGAAAGTGGATTCGGGTACGGTTCGGGTCGAGGGGGAGGACGTATCGTCCCCGGAGACCGACCTGCGGAAGCTGCGTCAGAGAGTGGGACTGGTCTTCCAGTTTCCCGAGGCGCAGTTGTTCGAGGAAACCGTGTTCGACGACGTGGCCTTCGGTCCCCGGCAAACGGGTGTTGCGGCATCGGAAATCCCAGGCATGGTCAACGGGGCGCTCGAGCGGGTCGGCCTGGATCCCGGCCGGTTCTCACACCGGCATCCCCTTTCCCTGAGCGGCGGAGAAAAACGCCGGGCCGCGATCGCCGGGATCCTGGCCATGGAGCCTTCCGTCCTCGCACTCGACGAGCCCACGTCCGGACTCGATCCGCAAAGCGTACGCCAGGTCGAGGCGATTTTCAGGACCTGCAAGGCGAAGGGGACGACCCTTTTCCTGATCACCCATGACATGGACCTGATCTCCCGCCTGGCTGACCGGATCCTGGTCATGGAGAACGGCGGTATCGCGGCGGATACCACGCCGGTCCGCCTGTTCGGCCGGGCGGACGGTGTCGACGCGCGGTCCGGACGGCCCGGTCTGTGCGACCTGTTGACCGCCGCCTGCGAAGCCGGGATCCCCGTCGATACCGCCTGTTTCGATCTGGAAGAAGCCGCGGACATGATCCGCGCGTGCATATTCGACGACAATCATCACGCCAGCCCCGGGGAAAGCCAACCATGCTAG
- a CDS encoding amidohydrolase, which yields MLVDIHTNLMWYPDHMSDEFVEFAYAAKKAKMRLSEDVYYAGHEDQYKNAFDSTPETLLKATEDCDRVVVFGLKAPYCGVDVPQELVAGFVAEHADRFIGWCSVDPNDEDAVEQLEYNVDVLGLRGLKVAPIYQHFDPQDPVHLPLFKKAEALDIPVIWHQGTSFVRPGPLKWANPIQLEDIAVACPDLRMMIAHMGHPWEDECVVLIRKHPNLYADISALHYRPLRHYMAFMSALEYGVEHKLIFGSDFPSATPAQVIAGQWKVNDVVRNTSLPVFPEEAIHNMIYENWKPFLGEP from the coding sequence ATGCTAGTCGACATCCATACCAACCTGATGTGGTACCCGGACCATATGTCCGATGAGTTCGTGGAATTCGCCTACGCCGCCAAGAAGGCCAAGATGCGGCTGTCCGAGGACGTGTACTACGCCGGCCACGAGGACCAGTACAAGAATGCCTTCGATTCCACGCCCGAAACGCTGCTGAAGGCGACCGAAGACTGCGACAGGGTGGTGGTGTTCGGACTGAAGGCGCCCTACTGCGGGGTGGACGTGCCCCAGGAGCTCGTCGCCGGCTTCGTTGCGGAACACGCGGACCGATTCATCGGCTGGTGTTCCGTCGATCCGAACGACGAAGACGCCGTCGAACAGCTCGAATACAACGTCGACGTGCTCGGTCTGCGCGGACTGAAGGTCGCGCCGATCTACCAGCACTTCGATCCGCAGGACCCGGTCCATCTTCCCCTGTTCAAGAAGGCGGAAGCGCTGGACATCCCCGTGATCTGGCACCAGGGCACTTCCTTCGTCAGGCCGGGCCCGCTCAAGTGGGCCAATCCGATCCAGCTGGAGGACATCGCGGTGGCCTGTCCGGACCTGCGGATGATGATCGCCCACATGGGGCACCCGTGGGAGGACGAATGCGTGGTGCTGATCCGGAAGCATCCGAATCTTTACGCGGACATTTCGGCCCTGCACTACCGCCCGCTTCGACATTACATGGCCTTCATGTCCGCCCTGGAGTACGGCGTGGAGCACAAGCTGATCTTCGGTTCCGACTTTCCCTCCGCCACGCCGGCGCAGGTCATAGCCGGCCAGTGGAAGGTGAACGACGTCGTGCGGAACACGTCCCTGCCCGTGTTTCCGGAAGAGGCCATCCACAACATGATCTATGAAAACTGGAAACCGTTTCTCGGAGAGCCATAA
- the pal gene encoding peptidoglycan-associated lipoprotein Pal, which produces MAEEEARLAAEAEALHQEMMSLTTIYFDYDRSDVREDQHSVMDENARKLREYQPEDRVVVEGHTDERGTIEYNLALGERRAEAVKAYLVDAGVAEDRIDTVSYGEERQSVTGSDESALAQNRRVELKRQ; this is translated from the coding sequence ATGGCCGAAGAGGAAGCCCGTCTGGCGGCCGAGGCCGAAGCCCTGCACCAGGAGATGATGTCCCTGACCACCATTTACTTCGACTACGATCGGTCGGACGTCCGGGAGGACCAGCATTCGGTCATGGATGAAAACGCCCGCAAGCTGCGGGAGTACCAGCCCGAAGACAGGGTGGTGGTCGAGGGCCACACCGATGAACGGGGCACGATCGAATACAACCTGGCGCTGGGTGAACGGCGCGCCGAGGCGGTCAAGGCGTACCTCGTGGATGCCGGCGTGGCGGAAGACCGCATCGATACCGTCAGTTACGGTGAAGAGCGGCAGTCGGTCACAGGCAGTGACGAAAGCGCCCTGGCGCAGAACCGGCGCGTGGAGTTGAAGCGCCAGTAG
- the pal gene encoding peptidoglycan-associated lipoprotein Pal codes for MKRWRSTYSILALCVMVTAPAWMGAACARGPSAEELAAMEAARQQAIADSLRAVRAEEEARLAAEEEARRMAEEEARLAAEEAARLAAEEEARRAAEARHQEMMSLSTIYFDYDMSNIREDQRSALDENARKLREYQPEDMVVVEGHCDERGTIEYNLALGEQRAQAVKTYLTDAGVADGRIETVSYGEEQPAVMGGDESAWSQNRRAELKRQ; via the coding sequence ATGAAAAGATGGCGTAGCACGTATTCGATCCTGGCGCTCTGTGTGATGGTCACCGCTCCCGCGTGGATGGGTGCCGCCTGTGCCAGGGGCCCGTCCGCGGAGGAACTGGCCGCGATGGAAGCCGCGCGTCAACAGGCCATAGCGGATTCGCTCAGAGCGGTACGCGCCGAAGAAGAAGCCCGTCTCGCGGCCGAGGAAGAAGCCCGGCGCATGGCCGAGGAAGAAGCCCGTCTCGCAGCCGAGGAAGCTGCCCGTCTCGCTGCCGAAGAGGAAGCCCGCAGGGCTGCCGAGGCCCGGCACCAGGAGATGATGTCCCTGTCCACCATCTACTTCGATTACGACATGTCGAACATCCGGGAAGACCAGCGTTCGGCCCTGGACGAGAACGCCCGCAAGCTGCGGGAGTACCAGCCCGAAGACATGGTGGTGGTCGAAGGCCACTGCGATGAACGGGGTACGATCGAATACAACCTGGCACTGGGCGAGCAGCGTGCCCAGGCGGTCAAGACGTACCTCACGGATGCCGGTGTGGCGGACGGCCGCATCGAGACCGTCAGTTATGGTGAAGAGCAGCCGGCGGTCATGGGTGGCGACGAAAGCGCCTGGTCGCAGAACCGGCGCGCCGAGTTGAAGCGCCAGTAA
- the ybgF gene encoding tol-pal system protein YbgF — MNERFLKPLGRCMVPAIFVLVVAGACGVQSDLTNLKNDTTHLRAQMQVMREEIALQEDIDSLKVHIVRLEALVRDQMDELLRMRADMGQRVGALESRLQVLTTRITESDRQFSALVRRLESLQVQLSAPARPDTSAAQTTSFDPGELYDLALRDYQRGNYDVAVRQFTQYIEYFPDSDLADDARFYIGDCYYTQSLYTQALDAYEMLLDAYPDSNKVPAALLKIAFIKVARKEPSEARSYLERVIGEFPDAEEAQLARMRLDLMPED, encoded by the coding sequence ATGAACGAAAGGTTCCTGAAACCTCTCGGCCGGTGCATGGTGCCGGCGATCTTCGTCCTGGTCGTTGCCGGCGCATGCGGCGTCCAGTCCGACCTGACCAACCTGAAGAACGACACGACGCATCTGCGGGCCCAGATGCAGGTCATGCGCGAGGAGATCGCCCTACAGGAGGACATCGACTCCCTGAAAGTGCACATCGTGCGCCTGGAAGCCCTCGTGCGGGACCAGATGGACGAATTGCTGCGCATGCGGGCGGACATGGGGCAGCGGGTCGGCGCCCTCGAAAGCCGGTTGCAGGTCCTGACCACGCGCATCACGGAAAGCGACCGCCAGTTTTCGGCCCTGGTTCGCAGGCTGGAGAGCCTTCAGGTCCAGCTGAGCGCGCCGGCAAGACCGGATACGTCCGCGGCACAAACCACGTCATTCGATCCGGGCGAACTGTACGACCTGGCGCTGAGGGATTACCAGCGGGGCAACTACGATGTGGCGGTCCGGCAGTTTACCCAGTACATCGAGTACTTCCCGGATTCGGACCTGGCCGATGACGCGCGGTTCTATATCGGCGACTGCTATTATACCCAGAGTCTGTACACCCAGGCGCTCGACGCCTACGAGATGCTGTTGGACGCGTATCCGGACAGTAACAAGGTGCCGGCCGCCCTGTTGAAAATCGCCTTCATCAAGGTGGCCCGGAAGGAACCGTCCGAGGCGCGGTCCTACCTGGAACGGGTAATCGGTGAATTCCCCGATGCGGAGGAGGCCCAGCTCGCGAGGATGAGACTGGATCTGATGCCGGAAGACTGA
- a CDS encoding TonB C-terminal domain-containing protein produces MARMIWASGFLHIAVIAGLIGVNTWWPAPASSLDQQVYRVDLVTLNERPPAQRPPALDEVYEVVSKKEAAAPQEEAALALERTPRLVSEEPDPLPEAPQTFETDAPEIRLDERNFEYPYYLGMMQRKIQQHFNVPRMLGVTQLETVIYFRVVRSGRITGVVMERSSSNAVFDLAAQRALNAADPLPPLPEGYRKSYLGVHFAFQYAL; encoded by the coding sequence ATGGCACGCATGATCTGGGCTTCCGGATTCCTGCATATCGCGGTGATCGCCGGGCTGATCGGTGTGAATACCTGGTGGCCCGCGCCGGCGTCGTCGCTGGACCAGCAGGTCTACCGGGTCGATCTCGTAACGCTGAACGAGCGTCCGCCGGCCCAACGCCCGCCCGCGCTCGACGAGGTGTACGAAGTCGTCTCGAAGAAGGAGGCCGCCGCACCGCAGGAGGAGGCGGCCCTGGCGCTGGAACGGACGCCGCGCCTGGTCTCCGAAGAACCGGATCCCCTACCTGAAGCGCCGCAGACCTTCGAGACCGATGCCCCGGAAATCCGCCTGGACGAGCGGAACTTCGAATACCCGTACTACCTGGGCATGATGCAGCGGAAGATCCAACAGCATTTCAACGTGCCCAGGATGCTCGGCGTCACCCAGCTCGAGACGGTCATCTATTTCCGCGTGGTGCGGTCCGGCCGGATTACCGGCGTCGTCATGGAGCGTTCGTCTTCCAACGCGGTCTTCGACCTGGCGGCGCAACGGGCGCTGAACGCGGCCGATCCGCTGCCGCCGCTTCCGGAAGGTTACCGAAAGTCCTACCTGGGCGTGCACTTCGCCTTCCAGTACGCGTTGTGA
- a CDS encoding biopolymer transporter ExbD codes for MNSFDFNSAGSPRVLSEIRVTALVDVMTVLLIIFMITTPMIQSGVQVDLPRASAAAPDLGEGLVITITSEGSLYLEDRLLSIAQFDGVFGEIFEDQQHKPVFIRGDEQVPYGAVIGVLDKLKQHGVTQIGLATSLRPSR; via the coding sequence ATGAATTCGTTTGATTTCAATAGCGCGGGTTCGCCCCGTGTCCTCTCGGAAATCAGGGTTACGGCACTGGTCGACGTCATGACCGTGCTCCTGATCATCTTCATGATCACCACGCCGATGATCCAGAGCGGCGTCCAGGTGGATCTTCCCAGGGCGAGTGCGGCCGCGCCGGATCTCGGCGAGGGCCTCGTCATCACGATAACGAGCGAAGGGTCGCTCTACCTCGAAGACCGGCTGCTTTCGATCGCCCAGTTCGACGGGGTGTTCGGGGAGATATTCGAGGATCAGCAGCATAAGCCGGTGTTTATCCGCGGAGACGAACAGGTGCCCTACGGCGCCGTCATTGGCGTGCTGGATAAACTCAAGCAGCACGGCGTAACGCAGATTGGCCTGGCGACCAGTCTGAGGCCTTCAAGATAA